The Pelecanus crispus isolate bPelCri1 chromosome 7, bPelCri1.pri, whole genome shotgun sequence genome includes a window with the following:
- the BRPF1 gene encoding peregrin isoform X1, whose amino-acid sequence MGVDFDVKTFCHNLRATKPPYECPVGTCRKIYKSYSGIEYHLYHYDHDNPPPPQHTPLRKHKKKGRQARAANKQSPSPSETSQSPGREVMTYAQAQRMVEVDLHGRVHRISIFDNLDVVSEDEEVPEEVPENGSNKENTETQSVPPKSGKHKNKEKRKDSNHHHHNASAGTTPKLPEVVYRELEQDTPDAPPRPTSYYRYIEKSAEELDEEVEYDMDEEDYIWLDIMNERRKTEGVSPIPQEIFEYLMDRLEKESYFESHNKGDPNALVDEDAVCCICNDGECQNSNVILFCDMCNLAVHQECYGVPYIPEGQWLCRRCLQSPSRAVDCALCPNKGGAFKQTDDGRWAHVVCALWIPEVCFANTVFLEPIDSIEHIPPARWKLTCYICKQRGSGACIQCHKANCYTAFHVTCAQQAGLYMKMEPVRETGANGTSFSVRKTAYCDIHTPPGSVRRLPALSHSEGEEEEEEEEEEGKGWSSEKVKKAKAKSRIKMKKARKILAEKRAAAPVVSVPCIPPHRLSKITNRLTIQRKSQFMQRLHSYWTLKRQSRNGVPLLRRLQTHLQSQRNCDQVRRDTEDKNWALKEQLKSWQRLRHDLERARLLVELIRKREKLKRETIKVQQVALEMELTPFLILLRKTLEQLQEKDTGNIFSEPVPLSEVPDYLDHIKKPMDFQTMKQNLEAYRYLNFDDFEEDFNLIINNCLKYNAKDTIFYRAAIRLREQGGAVLRQARRQAEKMGIDFETGMHFPHCVTVEEAQVQDIEDEDVRLLLSENQKHLPLEEQLKILLERLDEVNAGKQSIGRSRRAKMIKKEITVLRRKLAHPRDLGRDGLERHSSSARGVLQSHNPCEKDLQTDSAAEESSSQETGKGLGPNSSSTPAHEVGRRTSVLFSKKNPKTAGPPKRPGRPPKNRDSQITPGHGNSPIGPPQLPIMGSSQRQRKRGRSPRPSSSSDSDSDKSTEDAPMDLPANGFSGGNQPVKKSFLVYRNDCNLPRSSSDSESSSSSSSSAASDRTSTTPSKQGRGKPSFSRVNFPEDSSEDTSGTENESYSVGTGRSVGHGMVRKGMGRGAGWLSEDEDSSLDALDLVWAKCRGYPSYPALIIDPKMPREGMFHHGVPIPVPPLEVLKLGEQMTQEAREHLYLVLFFDNKRTWQWLPRTKLVPLGVNQDLDKEKMLEGRKSNIRKSVQIAYHRAMQHRNKVQGEQSSDSSESD is encoded by the exons ATGGGCGTAGACTTCGACGTGAAGACCTTCTGCCACAACCTGCGGGCCACCAAGCCCCCCTACGAGTGCCCGGTGGGCACCTGCCGCAAGATCTACAAGAGCTACAGCGGGATCGAGTACCACCTCTACCACTATGACCACGAcaacccccccccgccccagcacaCCCCCCTGCGCAAGCACAAGAAGAAGGGGCGCCAGGCCCGCGCCGCCAACAAGCAGTCGCCCAGCCCCTCCGAGACCTCCCAGTCGCCGGGCCGCGAGGTGATGACCTACGCCCAGGCCCAGCGCATGGTGGAGGTGGACCTGCACGGCCGCGTCCATCGCATCAGCATCTTCGATAACCTCGACGTGGTGTCCGAGGACGAGGAGGTTCCCGAGGAGGTGCCCGAGAACGGGAGCAATAAGGAGAACACGGAGACTCAGAGCGTCCCGCCCAAATCTGGCAAGCACAAGAACAAGGAGAAGCGCAAGGACTCCAACCACCATCACCACAACGCCTCGGCCGGCACCACCCCCAAGCTCCCCGAGGTGGTGTAccgggagctggagcaggacacCCCTGACGCCCCACCTCGCCCCACCTCTTACTACAG GTACATCGAGAAGTCAGCCGAGGAGCTGGATGAGGAGGTGGAGTACGACATGGACGAGGAAGATTACATCTGGCTGGACATCATGAACGAGCGGCGGAAGACTGAAGGCGTGAGTCCCATTCCCCAGGAGATCTTTGAGTACCTGATGGACCGGCTGGAGAAGGAGTCCTACTTTGAGAGCCACAACAAGGGGGACCCAAACGCCTTGGTGGATGAGGATGCTGTCTGTTGCATCTGCAACGATGGGGAGTGTCAGAACAGCAACGTCATCCTCTTCTGCGACATGTGCAACCTGGCTGTGCATCAGGAGTGCTACGGGGTGCCCTACATCCCGGAGGGACAGTGGCTCTGCAGACGGTGCCTGCAGTCACCCTCGCGAGCTGTGGACTGCGCCCTGTGCCCAAACAAGGGGGGGGCCTTCAAGCAGACGGATGATGGGCGCTGGGCACACGTGGTCTGTGCCCTCTGGATCCCGGAGGTGTGCTTTGCCAACACCGTCTTCCTGGAGCCCATCGACAGCATTGAGCACATCCCGCCTGCGCGCTGGAAGCTGACCTGTTACATCTGCAAGCAGCGTGGCTCCGGGGCTTGCATCCAGTGTCACAAAGCCAACTGCTACACCGCCTTCCACGTCACCTGCGCCCAGCAGGCCGGGCTGTACATGAAGATGGAGCCCGTCCGGGAGACAGGGGCCAACGGTACCTCCTTCAGCGTGCGCAAAACCGCCTACTGCGACATCCACACACCGCCGGGCTCCGTGCGCAGGCTTCCCGCCCTCTCCCACAgtgagggggaagaggaggaggaggaggaggaggaggaggggaagggctggagctctgagaaagtgaaaaaagcaaaggccaAGTCTAGGATCAAGATGAAGAAGGCACGGAAGATCCTGGCAGAGAAACGAGCTGCAGCGCCCGTGGTTTCTgtgccctgcatccccccgcACAG GCTCAGTAAGATTACAAACCGTTTAACCATCCAGAGGAAGAGCCAGTTCATGCAGAGGCTGCACAGCTACTGGACTCTGAAGAGACAGTCCCGCAACGGTGTGCCTCTGCTCCGCCGCCTTCAGACACACTTGCAGTCACAAAGAAACTGCGACCAGGTAAGG AGAGATACTGAGGATAAGAACTGGGCCCTGAAGGAGCAGCTGAAGTCATGGCAGCGCCTCCGCCATGACCTAGAGCGTGCACGCTTGCTGGTGGAGCTGATACGCAAGCGGGAGAAGCTCAAGAGAGAGACG ATCAAAGTGCAGCAGGTGGCACTGGAAATGGAGCTGACccccttcctcatcctcctccgCAAGACGCTTGAGCAGCTACAGGAGAAAGACACAGGCAACATCTTCAGCGAGCCGGTCCCTCTGTCTGAG GTCCCAGACTACCTGGATCACATCAAGAAGCCGATGGATTTTCAgacaatgaaacaaaacctaGAGGCCTATCGCTATCTGAACTTTGATGACTTTGAGGAGGATTTCAACCTGATTATCAACAACTGTTTGAAATACAATGCCAAAGACACAATCTTCTACCGGGCAGCCATCCGTCTGCGGGAGCAGGGAGGCGCCGTTCTCCGGCAGGCTCGCCGGCAGGCGGAGAAGATGGGCATTGACTTTGAGACAGGCATGCACTTCCCCCACTGTGTAACGGTGGAAGAGGCTCAGGTCCAAGACATCGAGGACG AAGATGTGCGGCTGCTGCTCTCGGAGAATCAGAAGCACCTGCCCttggaggagcagctgaagatCCTGCTGGAGCGGCTGGATGAGGTCAATGCTGGCAAGCAGAGCATAGGACGGTCCCGCCGGGCCAAGATGATCAAGAAGGAGATCACAGTCCTACGGCGGAAACTTGCTCACCCGCGGGACCTGGGCAGAGACGGGCTGGAGCGgcacagctcctctgccaggggAGTCCTGCAGTCGCACAACCCCTGCGAGAAGGACCTGCAGACAGACAGCGCTGCAGAAGAGAGCAGCAGTCAGGAGACTGGCAAAG GTCTGGGACCCAATTCTTCTTCCACCCCAGCACATGAAGTTGGCAGGAGGACCTCAGTGCTCTTCTCCAAGAAGAACCCTAAAACTGCAGGCCCTCCAAAACGTCCAGGACGCCCCCCAAAGAATCGAGACAGCCAGATCACTCCTGGGCATGGGAACAGCCCCATCgggcccccccagctcccgatAATGGGGTCCTCCCAGCGGCAGAGGAAGCGAGGGCGAAGCCCGCGCCCCAGCTCCAGCTCGGACAGTGACAGCGATAAGTCCACCGAAGACGCTCCCATGG ACCTGCCAGCCAACGGTTTCAGCGGCGGGAACCAGCCAGTGAAGAAGAGCTTCCTGGTGTACCGCAACGACTGCAATCTTCCCCGGAGCAGCTCCGACTCAGAGtccagcagtagcagcagcagcagcgctgcctCAGACCGTACCAG CACAACACCCTccaagcagggcagagggaagccATCTTTCTCCCGAGTGAACTTCCCGGAGGACAGCAGCGAGGACACGTCGGGGACGGAGAATGAGTCCTACTCTGTGGGCACGGGGCGAAGCGTGGGGCACGGCA TGGTGCGCAAGGGCATGGGGCGTGGCGCAGGGTGGCTGTCCGAGGACGAGGATTCCTCCCTGGATGCCCTGGACCTGGTGTGGGCCAAGTGCCGGGGCTACCCCTCCTACCCGGCGCTG ATCATCGACCCCAAGATGCCGCGGGAGGGCATGTTCCACCACggcgtccccatccccgtgcccccctTGGAGGTGCTGAAGCTGGGGGAGCAGATGACTCAGGAAGCACGCGAGCACCTCTACCTTGTCCTCTTCTTCGACAACAAGCGCACTTG gcAGTGGTTGCCCCGGACGAAGCTGGTGCCTCTGGGGGTGAACCAGGACCTGGACAAGGAGAAGATGCTGGAGGGCCGCAAGTCCAACATCCGCAAGTCGGTGCAGATCGCCTACCACCGCGCCATGCAGCACCGCAACAAGGTGCAGGGCGAGCAGAGCAGCGACTCCAGCGAGAGCGACTga
- the BRPF1 gene encoding peregrin isoform X8, with protein MGVDFDVKTFCHNLRATKPPYECPVGTCRKIYKSYSGIEYHLYHYDHDNPPPPQHTPLRKHKKKGRQARAANKQSPSPSETSQSPGREVMTYAQAQRMVEVDLHGRVHRISIFDNLDVVSEDEEVPEEVPENGSNKENTETQSVPPKSGKHKNKEKRKDSNHHHHNASAGTTPKLPEVVYRELEQDTPDAPPRPTSYYRYIEKSAEELDEEVEYDMDEEDYIWLDIMNERRKTEGVSPIPQEIFEYLMDRLEKESYFESHNKGDPNALVDEDAVCCICNDGECQNSNVILFCDMCNLAVHQECYGVPYIPEGQWLCRRCLQSPSRAVDCALCPNKGGAFKQTDDGRWAHVVCALWIPEVCFANTVFLEPIDSIEHIPPARWKLTCYICKQRGSGACIQCHKANCYTAFHVTCAQQAGLYMKMEPVRETGANGTSFSVRKTAYCDIHTPPGSVRRLPALSHSEGEEEEEEEEEEGKGWSSEKVKKAKAKSRIKMKKARKILAEKRAAAPVVSVPCIPPHRLSKITNRLTIQRKSQFMQRLHSYWTLKRQSRNGVPLLRRLQTHLQSQRNCDQVRRDTEDKNWALKEQLKSWQRLRHDLERARLLVELIRKREKLKRETIKVQQVALEMELTPFLILLRKTLEQLQEKDTGNIFSEPVPLSEVTEIYEVPDYLDHIKKPMDFQTMKQNLEAYRYLNFDDFEEDFNLIINNCLKYNAKDTIFYRAAIRLREQGGAVLRQARRQAEKMGIDFETGMHFPHCVTVEEAQVQDIEDDVRLLLSENQKHLPLEEQLKILLERLDEVNAGKQSIGRSRRAKMIKKEITVLRRKLAHPRDLGRDGLERHSSSARGVLQSHNPCEKDLQTDSAAEESSSQETGKDLPANGFSGGNQPVKKSFLVYRNDCNLPRSSSDSESSSSSSSSAASDRTSTTPSKQGRGKPSFSRVNFPEDSSEDTSGTENESYSVGTGRSVGHGMVRKGMGRGAGWLSEDEDSSLDALDLVWAKCRGYPSYPALIIDPKMPREGMFHHGVPIPVPPLEVLKLGEQMTQEAREHLYLVLFFDNKRTWQWLPRTKLVPLGVNQDLDKEKMLEGRKSNIRKSVQIAYHRAMQHRNKVQGEQSSDSSESD; from the exons ATGGGCGTAGACTTCGACGTGAAGACCTTCTGCCACAACCTGCGGGCCACCAAGCCCCCCTACGAGTGCCCGGTGGGCACCTGCCGCAAGATCTACAAGAGCTACAGCGGGATCGAGTACCACCTCTACCACTATGACCACGAcaacccccccccgccccagcacaCCCCCCTGCGCAAGCACAAGAAGAAGGGGCGCCAGGCCCGCGCCGCCAACAAGCAGTCGCCCAGCCCCTCCGAGACCTCCCAGTCGCCGGGCCGCGAGGTGATGACCTACGCCCAGGCCCAGCGCATGGTGGAGGTGGACCTGCACGGCCGCGTCCATCGCATCAGCATCTTCGATAACCTCGACGTGGTGTCCGAGGACGAGGAGGTTCCCGAGGAGGTGCCCGAGAACGGGAGCAATAAGGAGAACACGGAGACTCAGAGCGTCCCGCCCAAATCTGGCAAGCACAAGAACAAGGAGAAGCGCAAGGACTCCAACCACCATCACCACAACGCCTCGGCCGGCACCACCCCCAAGCTCCCCGAGGTGGTGTAccgggagctggagcaggacacCCCTGACGCCCCACCTCGCCCCACCTCTTACTACAG GTACATCGAGAAGTCAGCCGAGGAGCTGGATGAGGAGGTGGAGTACGACATGGACGAGGAAGATTACATCTGGCTGGACATCATGAACGAGCGGCGGAAGACTGAAGGCGTGAGTCCCATTCCCCAGGAGATCTTTGAGTACCTGATGGACCGGCTGGAGAAGGAGTCCTACTTTGAGAGCCACAACAAGGGGGACCCAAACGCCTTGGTGGATGAGGATGCTGTCTGTTGCATCTGCAACGATGGGGAGTGTCAGAACAGCAACGTCATCCTCTTCTGCGACATGTGCAACCTGGCTGTGCATCAGGAGTGCTACGGGGTGCCCTACATCCCGGAGGGACAGTGGCTCTGCAGACGGTGCCTGCAGTCACCCTCGCGAGCTGTGGACTGCGCCCTGTGCCCAAACAAGGGGGGGGCCTTCAAGCAGACGGATGATGGGCGCTGGGCACACGTGGTCTGTGCCCTCTGGATCCCGGAGGTGTGCTTTGCCAACACCGTCTTCCTGGAGCCCATCGACAGCATTGAGCACATCCCGCCTGCGCGCTGGAAGCTGACCTGTTACATCTGCAAGCAGCGTGGCTCCGGGGCTTGCATCCAGTGTCACAAAGCCAACTGCTACACCGCCTTCCACGTCACCTGCGCCCAGCAGGCCGGGCTGTACATGAAGATGGAGCCCGTCCGGGAGACAGGGGCCAACGGTACCTCCTTCAGCGTGCGCAAAACCGCCTACTGCGACATCCACACACCGCCGGGCTCCGTGCGCAGGCTTCCCGCCCTCTCCCACAgtgagggggaagaggaggaggaggaggaggaggaggaggggaagggctggagctctgagaaagtgaaaaaagcaaaggccaAGTCTAGGATCAAGATGAAGAAGGCACGGAAGATCCTGGCAGAGAAACGAGCTGCAGCGCCCGTGGTTTCTgtgccctgcatccccccgcACAG GCTCAGTAAGATTACAAACCGTTTAACCATCCAGAGGAAGAGCCAGTTCATGCAGAGGCTGCACAGCTACTGGACTCTGAAGAGACAGTCCCGCAACGGTGTGCCTCTGCTCCGCCGCCTTCAGACACACTTGCAGTCACAAAGAAACTGCGACCAGGTAAGG AGAGATACTGAGGATAAGAACTGGGCCCTGAAGGAGCAGCTGAAGTCATGGCAGCGCCTCCGCCATGACCTAGAGCGTGCACGCTTGCTGGTGGAGCTGATACGCAAGCGGGAGAAGCTCAAGAGAGAGACG ATCAAAGTGCAGCAGGTGGCACTGGAAATGGAGCTGACccccttcctcatcctcctccgCAAGACGCTTGAGCAGCTACAGGAGAAAGACACAGGCAACATCTTCAGCGAGCCGGTCCCTCTGTCTGAGGTAACAGAAATCTACGAA GTCCCAGACTACCTGGATCACATCAAGAAGCCGATGGATTTTCAgacaatgaaacaaaacctaGAGGCCTATCGCTATCTGAACTTTGATGACTTTGAGGAGGATTTCAACCTGATTATCAACAACTGTTTGAAATACAATGCCAAAGACACAATCTTCTACCGGGCAGCCATCCGTCTGCGGGAGCAGGGAGGCGCCGTTCTCCGGCAGGCTCGCCGGCAGGCGGAGAAGATGGGCATTGACTTTGAGACAGGCATGCACTTCCCCCACTGTGTAACGGTGGAAGAGGCTCAGGTCCAAGACATCGAGGACG ATGTGCGGCTGCTGCTCTCGGAGAATCAGAAGCACCTGCCCttggaggagcagctgaagatCCTGCTGGAGCGGCTGGATGAGGTCAATGCTGGCAAGCAGAGCATAGGACGGTCCCGCCGGGCCAAGATGATCAAGAAGGAGATCACAGTCCTACGGCGGAAACTTGCTCACCCGCGGGACCTGGGCAGAGACGGGCTGGAGCGgcacagctcctctgccaggggAGTCCTGCAGTCGCACAACCCCTGCGAGAAGGACCTGCAGACAGACAGCGCTGCAGAAGAGAGCAGCAGTCAGGAGACTGGCAAAG ACCTGCCAGCCAACGGTTTCAGCGGCGGGAACCAGCCAGTGAAGAAGAGCTTCCTGGTGTACCGCAACGACTGCAATCTTCCCCGGAGCAGCTCCGACTCAGAGtccagcagtagcagcagcagcagcgctgcctCAGACCGTACCAG CACAACACCCTccaagcagggcagagggaagccATCTTTCTCCCGAGTGAACTTCCCGGAGGACAGCAGCGAGGACACGTCGGGGACGGAGAATGAGTCCTACTCTGTGGGCACGGGGCGAAGCGTGGGGCACGGCA TGGTGCGCAAGGGCATGGGGCGTGGCGCAGGGTGGCTGTCCGAGGACGAGGATTCCTCCCTGGATGCCCTGGACCTGGTGTGGGCCAAGTGCCGGGGCTACCCCTCCTACCCGGCGCTG ATCATCGACCCCAAGATGCCGCGGGAGGGCATGTTCCACCACggcgtccccatccccgtgcccccctTGGAGGTGCTGAAGCTGGGGGAGCAGATGACTCAGGAAGCACGCGAGCACCTCTACCTTGTCCTCTTCTTCGACAACAAGCGCACTTG gcAGTGGTTGCCCCGGACGAAGCTGGTGCCTCTGGGGGTGAACCAGGACCTGGACAAGGAGAAGATGCTGGAGGGCCGCAAGTCCAACATCCGCAAGTCGGTGCAGATCGCCTACCACCGCGCCATGCAGCACCGCAACAAGGTGCAGGGCGAGCAGAGCAGCGACTCCAGCGAGAGCGACTga
- the BRPF1 gene encoding peregrin isoform X3, with amino-acid sequence MGVDFDVKTFCHNLRATKPPYECPVGTCRKIYKSYSGIEYHLYHYDHDNPPPPQHTPLRKHKKKGRQARAANKQSPSPSETSQSPGREVMTYAQAQRMVEVDLHGRVHRISIFDNLDVVSEDEEVPEEVPENGSNKENTETQSVPPKSGKHKNKEKRKDSNHHHHNASAGTTPKLPEVVYRELEQDTPDAPPRPTSYYRYIEKSAEELDEEVEYDMDEEDYIWLDIMNERRKTEGVSPIPQEIFEYLMDRLEKESYFESHNKGDPNALVDEDAVCCICNDGECQNSNVILFCDMCNLAVHQECYGVPYIPEGQWLCRRCLQSPSRAVDCALCPNKGGAFKQTDDGRWAHVVCALWIPEVCFANTVFLEPIDSIEHIPPARWKLTCYICKQRGSGACIQCHKANCYTAFHVTCAQQAGLYMKMEPVRETGANGTSFSVRKTAYCDIHTPPGSVRRLPALSHSEGEEEEEEEEEEGKGWSSEKVKKAKAKSRIKMKKARKILAEKRAAAPVVSVPCIPPHRLSKITNRLTIQRKSQFMQRLHSYWTLKRQSRNGVPLLRRLQTHLQSQRNCDQVRRDTEDKNWALKEQLKSWQRLRHDLERARLLVELIRKREKLKRETIKVQQVALEMELTPFLILLRKTLEQLQEKDTGNIFSEPVPLSEVPDYLDHIKKPMDFQTMKQNLEAYRYLNFDDFEEDFNLIINNCLKYNAKDTIFYRAAIRLREQGGAVLRQARRQAEKMGIDFETGMHFPHCVTVEEAQVQDIEDDVRLLLSENQKHLPLEEQLKILLERLDEVNAGKQSIGRSRRAKMIKKEITVLRRKLAHPRDLGRDGLERHSSSARGVLQSHNPCEKDLQTDSAAEESSSQETGKGLGPNSSSTPAHEVGRRTSVLFSKKNPKTAGPPKRPGRPPKNRDSQITPGHGNSPIGPPQLPIMGSSQRQRKRGRSPRPSSSSDSDSDKSTEDAPMDLPANGFSGGNQPVKKSFLVYRNDCNLPRSSSDSESSSSSSSSAASDRTSTTPSKQGRGKPSFSRVNFPEDSSEDTSGTENESYSVGTGRSVGHGMVRKGMGRGAGWLSEDEDSSLDALDLVWAKCRGYPSYPALIIDPKMPREGMFHHGVPIPVPPLEVLKLGEQMTQEAREHLYLVLFFDNKRTWQWLPRTKLVPLGVNQDLDKEKMLEGRKSNIRKSVQIAYHRAMQHRNKVQGEQSSDSSESD; translated from the exons ATGGGCGTAGACTTCGACGTGAAGACCTTCTGCCACAACCTGCGGGCCACCAAGCCCCCCTACGAGTGCCCGGTGGGCACCTGCCGCAAGATCTACAAGAGCTACAGCGGGATCGAGTACCACCTCTACCACTATGACCACGAcaacccccccccgccccagcacaCCCCCCTGCGCAAGCACAAGAAGAAGGGGCGCCAGGCCCGCGCCGCCAACAAGCAGTCGCCCAGCCCCTCCGAGACCTCCCAGTCGCCGGGCCGCGAGGTGATGACCTACGCCCAGGCCCAGCGCATGGTGGAGGTGGACCTGCACGGCCGCGTCCATCGCATCAGCATCTTCGATAACCTCGACGTGGTGTCCGAGGACGAGGAGGTTCCCGAGGAGGTGCCCGAGAACGGGAGCAATAAGGAGAACACGGAGACTCAGAGCGTCCCGCCCAAATCTGGCAAGCACAAGAACAAGGAGAAGCGCAAGGACTCCAACCACCATCACCACAACGCCTCGGCCGGCACCACCCCCAAGCTCCCCGAGGTGGTGTAccgggagctggagcaggacacCCCTGACGCCCCACCTCGCCCCACCTCTTACTACAG GTACATCGAGAAGTCAGCCGAGGAGCTGGATGAGGAGGTGGAGTACGACATGGACGAGGAAGATTACATCTGGCTGGACATCATGAACGAGCGGCGGAAGACTGAAGGCGTGAGTCCCATTCCCCAGGAGATCTTTGAGTACCTGATGGACCGGCTGGAGAAGGAGTCCTACTTTGAGAGCCACAACAAGGGGGACCCAAACGCCTTGGTGGATGAGGATGCTGTCTGTTGCATCTGCAACGATGGGGAGTGTCAGAACAGCAACGTCATCCTCTTCTGCGACATGTGCAACCTGGCTGTGCATCAGGAGTGCTACGGGGTGCCCTACATCCCGGAGGGACAGTGGCTCTGCAGACGGTGCCTGCAGTCACCCTCGCGAGCTGTGGACTGCGCCCTGTGCCCAAACAAGGGGGGGGCCTTCAAGCAGACGGATGATGGGCGCTGGGCACACGTGGTCTGTGCCCTCTGGATCCCGGAGGTGTGCTTTGCCAACACCGTCTTCCTGGAGCCCATCGACAGCATTGAGCACATCCCGCCTGCGCGCTGGAAGCTGACCTGTTACATCTGCAAGCAGCGTGGCTCCGGGGCTTGCATCCAGTGTCACAAAGCCAACTGCTACACCGCCTTCCACGTCACCTGCGCCCAGCAGGCCGGGCTGTACATGAAGATGGAGCCCGTCCGGGAGACAGGGGCCAACGGTACCTCCTTCAGCGTGCGCAAAACCGCCTACTGCGACATCCACACACCGCCGGGCTCCGTGCGCAGGCTTCCCGCCCTCTCCCACAgtgagggggaagaggaggaggaggaggaggaggaggaggggaagggctggagctctgagaaagtgaaaaaagcaaaggccaAGTCTAGGATCAAGATGAAGAAGGCACGGAAGATCCTGGCAGAGAAACGAGCTGCAGCGCCCGTGGTTTCTgtgccctgcatccccccgcACAG GCTCAGTAAGATTACAAACCGTTTAACCATCCAGAGGAAGAGCCAGTTCATGCAGAGGCTGCACAGCTACTGGACTCTGAAGAGACAGTCCCGCAACGGTGTGCCTCTGCTCCGCCGCCTTCAGACACACTTGCAGTCACAAAGAAACTGCGACCAGGTAAGG AGAGATACTGAGGATAAGAACTGGGCCCTGAAGGAGCAGCTGAAGTCATGGCAGCGCCTCCGCCATGACCTAGAGCGTGCACGCTTGCTGGTGGAGCTGATACGCAAGCGGGAGAAGCTCAAGAGAGAGACG ATCAAAGTGCAGCAGGTGGCACTGGAAATGGAGCTGACccccttcctcatcctcctccgCAAGACGCTTGAGCAGCTACAGGAGAAAGACACAGGCAACATCTTCAGCGAGCCGGTCCCTCTGTCTGAG GTCCCAGACTACCTGGATCACATCAAGAAGCCGATGGATTTTCAgacaatgaaacaaaacctaGAGGCCTATCGCTATCTGAACTTTGATGACTTTGAGGAGGATTTCAACCTGATTATCAACAACTGTTTGAAATACAATGCCAAAGACACAATCTTCTACCGGGCAGCCATCCGTCTGCGGGAGCAGGGAGGCGCCGTTCTCCGGCAGGCTCGCCGGCAGGCGGAGAAGATGGGCATTGACTTTGAGACAGGCATGCACTTCCCCCACTGTGTAACGGTGGAAGAGGCTCAGGTCCAAGACATCGAGGACG ATGTGCGGCTGCTGCTCTCGGAGAATCAGAAGCACCTGCCCttggaggagcagctgaagatCCTGCTGGAGCGGCTGGATGAGGTCAATGCTGGCAAGCAGAGCATAGGACGGTCCCGCCGGGCCAAGATGATCAAGAAGGAGATCACAGTCCTACGGCGGAAACTTGCTCACCCGCGGGACCTGGGCAGAGACGGGCTGGAGCGgcacagctcctctgccaggggAGTCCTGCAGTCGCACAACCCCTGCGAGAAGGACCTGCAGACAGACAGCGCTGCAGAAGAGAGCAGCAGTCAGGAGACTGGCAAAG GTCTGGGACCCAATTCTTCTTCCACCCCAGCACATGAAGTTGGCAGGAGGACCTCAGTGCTCTTCTCCAAGAAGAACCCTAAAACTGCAGGCCCTCCAAAACGTCCAGGACGCCCCCCAAAGAATCGAGACAGCCAGATCACTCCTGGGCATGGGAACAGCCCCATCgggcccccccagctcccgatAATGGGGTCCTCCCAGCGGCAGAGGAAGCGAGGGCGAAGCCCGCGCCCCAGCTCCAGCTCGGACAGTGACAGCGATAAGTCCACCGAAGACGCTCCCATGG ACCTGCCAGCCAACGGTTTCAGCGGCGGGAACCAGCCAGTGAAGAAGAGCTTCCTGGTGTACCGCAACGACTGCAATCTTCCCCGGAGCAGCTCCGACTCAGAGtccagcagtagcagcagcagcagcgctgcctCAGACCGTACCAG CACAACACCCTccaagcagggcagagggaagccATCTTTCTCCCGAGTGAACTTCCCGGAGGACAGCAGCGAGGACACGTCGGGGACGGAGAATGAGTCCTACTCTGTGGGCACGGGGCGAAGCGTGGGGCACGGCA TGGTGCGCAAGGGCATGGGGCGTGGCGCAGGGTGGCTGTCCGAGGACGAGGATTCCTCCCTGGATGCCCTGGACCTGGTGTGGGCCAAGTGCCGGGGCTACCCCTCCTACCCGGCGCTG ATCATCGACCCCAAGATGCCGCGGGAGGGCATGTTCCACCACggcgtccccatccccgtgcccccctTGGAGGTGCTGAAGCTGGGGGAGCAGATGACTCAGGAAGCACGCGAGCACCTCTACCTTGTCCTCTTCTTCGACAACAAGCGCACTTG gcAGTGGTTGCCCCGGACGAAGCTGGTGCCTCTGGGGGTGAACCAGGACCTGGACAAGGAGAAGATGCTGGAGGGCCGCAAGTCCAACATCCGCAAGTCGGTGCAGATCGCCTACCACCGCGCCATGCAGCACCGCAACAAGGTGCAGGGCGAGCAGAGCAGCGACTCCAGCGAGAGCGACTga